Proteins encoded in a region of the Elizabethkingia bruuniana genome:
- a CDS encoding hemerythrin domain-containing protein — protein MKRNENIVLLSHDHHFGLLCAWKIRQGLKKEAEIERIKNYVQYFWASHLKEHFREEEEILFPYANDEMADQIRREHQLIKTLASDIETTVSIELLTAFADALEQHIRFEERTWFPHLEEILDTQTLEKIGKALDLIHETEADTYHDEFWK, from the coding sequence ATGAAACGTAATGAAAATATAGTTTTGCTGTCACACGACCACCATTTTGGACTGCTGTGTGCTTGGAAAATACGTCAGGGATTAAAAAAAGAAGCTGAAATTGAACGTATAAAGAATTATGTACAATACTTCTGGGCTTCTCATCTTAAGGAACACTTTCGGGAAGAAGAAGAAATTTTGTTTCCTTATGCTAATGATGAAATGGCTGATCAGATCAGAAGAGAGCATCAGTTAATCAAGACTCTTGCTTCTGATATTGAAACAACTGTAAGCATTGAGTTATTAACAGCTTTTGCAGATGCTCTGGAACAACACATCCGCTTTGAAGAGCGGACGTGGTTTCCTCATTTAGAAGAGATTTTGGATACCCAGACACTGGAAAAAATAGGAAAGGCTTTAGATCTTATTCATGAAACAGAAGCCGATACCTATCATGATGAATTCTGGAAATAA
- a CDS encoding alpha/beta fold hydrolase, with amino-acid sequence MYKFGCITLLSLLSINAYAQSVITGNVKNQDNKVIPYCSIGIKDSKTGTITDGNGNYKLEIPDEVKNKEIIFAAAGYSDRNIPANDLKTNSNIVMDYKVTTIEAVVMGAKKLKEKTIGQKSRPFLTFSKMFDQNVPTIEQGNIFAVYQKTRPVSYNFYIIPSSRFEQITMKLNIYSVTNNEPDRSLLQENIIYKTSTTGWQKIDLSEYKLSFNNLDKIAVTLQLVDHKALPDIDFVFGVSAKKSLSKNLLFRYQSQGNWETSEGSFITNLDIRYDKVKGEKDITEEQETEVKNDPDTESLINYYKQKNLAQKTVYGKNKNGKYIDLKDAKIYYEEYGKGQPLLFLHGNNGSISDFSQQIPFFAKHYRVIAIDTRGQGRSTDLTQDTYSYQKFAADLYQVTKSLNLEQVDIVGWSDGGNTALIFNYEHPEMVNRVVAIGANMNPVGVKEKLIESLKKQIAGNDPKTNQRLIQLMLDHPDIKSNQLSLITNPVLIVAGSDDVIKDEHTRLIHKLIRNSELAIIPNATHYIPFEQPEKLNELMLNFLKNKS; translated from the coding sequence ATGTACAAATTTGGATGTATAACACTACTATCTTTATTGAGCATCAATGCTTATGCCCAGTCTGTTATTACAGGGAATGTAAAAAATCAGGATAACAAAGTAATCCCTTATTGTTCAATAGGAATAAAAGATTCCAAAACCGGAACCATTACTGACGGGAATGGGAATTACAAACTGGAGATTCCTGACGAAGTAAAAAACAAGGAAATCATTTTCGCTGCAGCCGGATATTCGGACAGAAATATTCCTGCAAACGATTTAAAAACCAACAGCAATATTGTGATGGATTACAAAGTTACAACCATTGAGGCTGTTGTAATGGGCGCTAAGAAGCTGAAAGAAAAAACAATTGGTCAAAAGTCCCGTCCCTTCCTCACTTTTTCTAAAATGTTCGATCAGAATGTTCCCACTATAGAACAGGGCAATATTTTCGCTGTATACCAAAAGACCAGGCCTGTTTCTTATAACTTCTATATTATTCCAAGTTCTAGATTCGAACAGATAACAATGAAGCTAAATATTTACAGTGTAACAAATAATGAACCGGACCGATCTCTTTTACAGGAAAACATCATCTACAAAACCTCAACTACAGGCTGGCAAAAAATTGACCTTTCGGAATATAAATTAAGCTTCAACAATCTGGACAAGATAGCAGTTACTCTGCAATTAGTAGATCATAAAGCGCTACCCGATATAGATTTCGTATTTGGTGTTTCTGCTAAAAAGTCGCTTTCAAAAAATCTGCTATTCAGATACCAGAGCCAGGGAAACTGGGAAACTAGTGAAGGAAGTTTTATTACCAACCTCGACATCCGTTATGATAAAGTTAAAGGAGAAAAGGATATTACTGAAGAACAAGAAACAGAAGTAAAGAACGATCCTGATACAGAATCCCTCATTAATTACTATAAACAAAAAAACCTAGCACAAAAAACAGTTTACGGCAAAAATAAAAACGGAAAATATATAGATCTGAAAGATGCTAAAATCTATTATGAAGAATATGGAAAGGGGCAACCATTGCTATTTCTGCATGGAAATAACGGAAGTATTTCCGATTTTTCTCAGCAGATTCCTTTTTTTGCCAAACATTATCGTGTAATAGCTATAGATACCAGAGGTCAGGGAAGAAGTACAGACCTTACACAAGATACTTATAGTTATCAGAAGTTTGCTGCAGATTTGTATCAGGTTACCAAAAGTCTTAATCTGGAACAGGTTGATATTGTAGGCTGGAGCGACGGTGGCAATACTGCTCTGATTTTTAATTATGAGCATCCTGAAATGGTTAACCGTGTTGTAGCTATTGGCGCTAACATGAATCCTGTTGGTGTAAAGGAAAAATTAATTGAATCACTCAAAAAACAAATAGCAGGTAATGATCCTAAAACCAATCAGCGGCTAATACAGCTTATGCTGGATCATCCGGATATTAAATCTAATCAACTCAGCCTTATTACCAATCCTGTTCTGATAGTTGCCGGAAGTGATGATGTAATTAAAGATGAGCATACCAGACTTATCCACAAACTTATCCGCAATTCAGAATTGGCTATCATCCCAAATGCTACACATTATATTCCATTTGAGCAGCCTGAAAAACTGAATGAACTGATGTTAAACTTTCTGAAAAACAAATCCTGA
- a CDS encoding c-type cytochrome, translated as MKKIVFTLALASLAIISCSKKEEAPEQPKTESNVMLEEPKTAQESATAGTPEEEGKKLVEGADCLSCHKVDAKLVGPSYQDVAAKYTDADIDHLAGKIIEGGKGVWGDIPMTPHAGLSQDNAKLMVKYILSLKK; from the coding sequence ATGAAAAAAATAGTATTTACCCTCGCATTAGCATCTTTAGCAATTATCTCCTGTTCCAAAAAAGAAGAAGCTCCGGAGCAGCCAAAAACTGAATCCAATGTCATGTTGGAAGAACCGAAAACTGCCCAGGAATCTGCAACTGCAGGGACTCCGGAAGAAGAAGGAAAGAAACTGGTAGAAGGAGCGGACTGTTTATCCTGTCATAAAGTAGATGCCAAACTTGTAGGCCCGTCATATCAGGACGTTGCAGCAAAATATACAGACGCTGATATAGATCATCTTGCCGGAAAAATTATTGAAGGCGGAAAAGGTGTATGGGGCGATATTCCTATGACACCGCATGCAGGGCTAAGTCAGGATAATGCCAAGTTAATGGTGAAATATATTCTTTCCCTGAAGAAATAA
- a CDS encoding SCO family protein, which yields MRTFIISLLSVFILGGCQKKQNENIDPDSIFNLQSSWEKPDGTKIKLEELKGKVLTMVMIYTSCKTACPRLTADMKDIESKVGKQNSDELQYVLVSIDPEHDTPERMRAFIKNNKLEGKQWVFLRGSEEDTRELANVLAVKYKKITPMDFSHSNIISVFSKSGVLAYQKEGLNIDINTTVDKIKEQIK from the coding sequence ATGAGAACATTTATTATAAGCTTATTATCTGTTTTTATACTGGGTGGATGCCAGAAAAAACAGAACGAAAATATAGATCCCGATTCTATTTTCAACTTACAGTCATCCTGGGAAAAACCGGATGGTACTAAAATAAAATTAGAAGAGCTAAAAGGAAAGGTACTGACAATGGTGATGATCTATACCTCTTGTAAAACTGCTTGTCCACGATTAACGGCGGATATGAAAGATATAGAATCCAAAGTTGGAAAACAGAATTCAGACGAATTACAATATGTACTGGTCTCTATAGATCCTGAGCACGATACTCCGGAAAGAATGAGAGCTTTTATAAAAAACAACAAACTGGAAGGAAAGCAATGGGTATTTCTGCGGGGTAGTGAAGAAGATACACGGGAGCTGGCTAATGTACTGGCAGTGAAATACAAGAAGATAACACCAATGGACTTTTCGCATTCCAACATCATTAGTGTATTCTCTAAATCCGGTGTTCTGGCTTACCAGAAAGAGGGACTGAATATAGACATTAATACAACAGTGGATAAAATAAAGGAACAAATAAAATAA
- the ric gene encoding iron-sulfur cluster repair di-iron protein yields MNTKTDYIGAMVAEDFRTAAVFKKYGIDFCCKGGRTISDACEKKGIDEQKIYEEIENLPKSGGANIDFTSWPLDLLADYVEKTHHRYVEEKTPVLQAFLDKLCKVHGERHPELFEIRELFDESAKDLAAHMKKEELILFPFVRNMIKAQQTGEALRQPHFGTVENPVNMMQHEHTVEGERFEKIAQLTDGYTPPEDACNTYKVAFAMLQDFENDLHTHIHLENNILFPKSIHLEKEFSA; encoded by the coding sequence ATGAACACAAAAACAGATTATATCGGAGCTATGGTAGCTGAGGATTTCAGAACAGCAGCTGTATTCAAAAAATATGGAATAGATTTCTGCTGCAAAGGAGGTAGAACAATCTCGGATGCTTGTGAGAAAAAAGGCATAGATGAACAAAAAATCTATGAAGAAATAGAGAATCTGCCTAAAAGCGGAGGTGCTAATATTGATTTTACTTCATGGCCTCTGGATTTATTAGCAGATTATGTCGAAAAAACACACCATCGTTATGTAGAAGAAAAAACACCGGTTTTACAGGCATTTCTGGATAAACTTTGTAAGGTGCACGGAGAAAGGCATCCGGAACTTTTTGAAATTCGTGAGTTGTTTGATGAGTCTGCGAAGGATCTTGCAGCCCACATGAAGAAAGAAGAGCTTATCCTTTTCCCTTTTGTCCGCAATATGATTAAAGCACAACAGACTGGTGAAGCTCTACGACAACCGCATTTCGGAACGGTAGAGAATCCTGTGAATATGATGCAGCATGAGCATACTGTAGAAGGAGAACGGTTTGAAAAAATAGCACAACTAACAGACGGGTATACACCTCCTGAAGATGCCTGTAATACATATAAGGTAGCATTTGCCATGTTACAGGATTTTGAAAATGATCTGCATACTCACATTCATCTTGAAAATAATATACTGTTCCCTAAATCTATCCATTTGGAAAAAGAATTTAGCGCATAA
- a CDS encoding class I SAM-dependent methyltransferase — translation MRTGSIEKMSGHWLLAKIGKKVLRPGGKDLTLKMLELLAINKKDQVTEFAPGLGFTARKVMEYQPEVYTGIDADEEAIELLKRKFSETKAIFQNDHAAQTRLNDNSQTKVLGEAILTMQADHRKSEIVKEAYRILKPGGLYAIHELALMPEALDESVKTHIQRELAEVIKVNARPLTSDEWKKVLEKEGFSILNIETAPMHLLEPKRIISDEGFLGFLNIAKNMVLHPGIRERVLKMKSIFAKYNKNLCAVIIIARKD, via the coding sequence ATGAGAACGGGAAGTATAGAAAAAATGTCGGGACACTGGCTTTTGGCAAAAATTGGTAAAAAAGTGCTGCGCCCCGGAGGAAAAGATTTAACCCTGAAAATGCTGGAATTGCTGGCTATCAATAAAAAAGATCAGGTAACAGAGTTTGCACCGGGACTTGGATTCACAGCCAGAAAAGTAATGGAGTATCAACCTGAGGTATATACCGGAATCGATGCAGACGAAGAAGCTATAGAATTGCTGAAAAGGAAATTCTCAGAAACCAAAGCAATATTTCAGAACGATCATGCTGCACAAACAAGGCTGAATGATAACAGTCAGACTAAAGTTTTGGGAGAAGCCATACTTACCATGCAGGCAGATCACAGAAAATCTGAAATTGTAAAAGAAGCTTATCGTATCCTGAAACCAGGAGGTCTTTATGCCATACACGAGCTGGCGCTAATGCCGGAAGCATTGGATGAAAGTGTAAAAACTCACATTCAGCGGGAGCTGGCAGAAGTTATAAAAGTAAATGCCAGACCTCTTACTTCGGATGAATGGAAAAAGGTATTGGAAAAAGAAGGTTTTAGTATACTGAATATTGAGACAGCACCTATGCATCTTCTGGAACCTAAACGAATAATAAGTGACGAGGGCTTTTTAGGTTTCCTGAACATTGCTAAGAATATGGTTTTGCATCCGGGGATAAGGGAAAGGGTTTTGAAGATGAAAAGCATTTTTGCCAAATACAACAAAAACCTGTGTGCGGTAATTATTATTGCCAGAAAAGATTAG
- a CDS encoding TolC family protein: MNKKFHKIIYIPLVVLGLNSCTTPQVSEIKKAPALPVNILPSGKDQQAEFKPVNIKTYFNDQSLIELFDQAVKANPDFQIAQQRVEIANSFLRRSKMDLLPSLDIGASVSGDHYGKYTMEGVGNYDTNLSPNITDEQKINRDFTPNYWLGARSSWEIDAWGKLKNKKIAAQKRYLASTEGLRLLQVELFTDIANLYYQLVALDHKLTIYKQNYQLQQRAFEIITAQRAVGKATELAVQQFRAQNNNWLAEVEHIKAEIVAVEQAVMTLTGSCGGEVKRSKVLITSNMDILNKSIDVKNIIHSRPDVASNYYVLEATHADAKAAKAAFYPRIDIGAGVGFNSFSAESLFKPSSLAAQLLGGLVVPIFNKGQLKHEFNVADKEQEIAFLNYQKSITTAYNELQSILKQTKIYEKVLKLKSEEVGFLERGIEVSNDLYVTGYANYLELINSQKNKLQAELDLLEFQHQNTRNNVLLFKALGGNLDD; the protein is encoded by the coding sequence ATGAACAAAAAGTTTCATAAAATTATATACATTCCTCTTGTAGTGCTGGGGCTAAACTCATGTACTACTCCGCAGGTATCTGAAATAAAAAAAGCACCAGCATTACCCGTCAATATTCTGCCGTCTGGAAAAGATCAGCAAGCGGAATTTAAGCCAGTGAATATAAAGACCTATTTCAACGACCAGTCCTTAATCGAATTGTTCGATCAGGCTGTTAAAGCTAATCCCGATTTTCAGATTGCACAACAGCGTGTAGAAATTGCGAACAGTTTCCTCAGAAGATCGAAAATGGATTTACTGCCTTCACTGGATATCGGAGCATCTGTGTCCGGAGATCATTATGGTAAATATACTATGGAGGGTGTTGGTAACTACGATACCAACCTCTCTCCTAATATTACAGATGAACAGAAGATCAATCGTGACTTTACACCCAATTACTGGCTGGGCGCAAGAAGCAGCTGGGAAATAGATGCATGGGGAAAGCTGAAAAATAAAAAGATAGCAGCACAGAAAAGATATCTGGCTTCCACAGAAGGTTTGCGTTTGCTACAGGTAGAGTTGTTTACAGATATTGCCAATTTATATTATCAACTTGTAGCGCTGGATCATAAACTAACAATTTATAAACAAAACTATCAGCTCCAGCAACGCGCTTTCGAAATTATTACGGCACAACGAGCAGTAGGAAAAGCAACCGAGCTGGCTGTACAACAATTCAGAGCACAAAACAACAACTGGCTGGCTGAAGTGGAGCATATTAAAGCCGAAATCGTAGCAGTAGAACAGGCTGTAATGACACTTACCGGATCTTGCGGCGGTGAAGTAAAACGCAGTAAAGTACTTATAACAAGCAATATGGATATTCTCAACAAATCTATAGATGTAAAAAATATTATCCATTCCCGACCGGATGTTGCTTCAAATTATTATGTACTGGAAGCTACACATGCTGATGCAAAAGCTGCAAAGGCAGCATTCTATCCTCGTATAGATATTGGTGCAGGTGTAGGTTTTAATTCATTTTCTGCAGAGTCATTATTTAAGCCTAGTTCATTGGCAGCCCAGCTTTTAGGCGGATTGGTTGTTCCTATATTCAACAAAGGTCAGCTAAAACATGAATTCAATGTCGCTGACAAAGAACAGGAAATCGCTTTCCTTAATTATCAGAAGAGTATTACTACAGCATATAATGAGCTTCAGTCTATTTTAAAGCAAACTAAGATTTACGAAAAAGTTTTAAAATTAAAATCTGAAGAAGTGGGCTTCCTGGAAAGAGGAATTGAAGTGTCCAACGATTTATATGTTACTGGCTATGCCAATTATCTGGAGTTAATTAACTCTCAAAAGAATAAGCTACAGGCTGAACTGGATTTACTGGAGTTTCAGCATCAGAATACCCGAAACAATGTTCTTTTATTCAAAGCACTTGGTGGAAATCTGGACGATTAG
- a CDS encoding nitric-oxide reductase large subunit, with protein MTPKKLWTWLAAVIITSFAVLIYYGVDIYRKIPPIPEKVVTTEGQVLYTGQDVKDGQNVWQSIGGQTVGSVWGHGAYIAPDWTADYLHREAALLLDELAKKDNKVYHNLPDEEQARYKILLQKELRTNTFDETSNTIVISPERAKVQRELAVYYEKLFMGDPSMNKLRNAYAIPVNTVKDIGRMEKMNAFFAWSTWVCITSRPGDNVTYTNNWPHDELVGNTPPSSLHMWSGFSILMLLACLGILVLYHARNKEEEIKEELPLEDPLRNMKPTPSMKATLKYIWVVALLILVQMLAGVVTAHYGVEGSAFYGIPLDQYLPQSVSRSWHVQLAIFWIATSWLATGLYIAPAVSGYEPKYQKLGVNILFGALLIVVLGSLTGQWLGVMQKLGLVDNFLWGHQGYEYIELGRIWQILLLVGLVLWLILMLRALMPALKKKDENRHMLTLFVLASVAIAMFYGAGLMYGRQTHMAIAEYWRWWVVHLWVEGFFEVFATVVAAFLFTRLGLLRMKSATNAVLFSTIIFLAGGILGTFHHLYFSATPTAVLALGATFSALEIVPLVLIGYEAYHNYQLSKSTKWIKAYKWPIYCFIAMCFWNFLGAGIFGFAINPPIALYYIQGLNTTAVHGHAALFGVYGILGIGLMMFMLRGLYPERQWNDKLIGWAFWLINIGLLIMVTISLLPIGIMQSMASIKEGYWYARSAEFMQTDIMHFLRWMRVPGDILLALGELLLVIFIIGLKFGWSLKEKR; from the coding sequence ATGACACCTAAAAAACTATGGACCTGGCTGGCCGCTGTAATCATTACTTCATTTGCGGTACTTATATACTACGGCGTGGATATCTACCGCAAAATACCTCCGATTCCGGAAAAAGTAGTAACCACAGAAGGACAGGTATTGTATACAGGACAGGATGTAAAAGACGGACAGAATGTATGGCAGTCTATTGGCGGGCAAACGGTAGGAAGTGTCTGGGGACACGGCGCTTATATTGCTCCGGACTGGACGGCAGATTATCTGCACCGTGAAGCGGCATTACTTCTGGATGAACTGGCTAAAAAAGATAATAAAGTCTACCATAATTTACCTGATGAAGAGCAGGCCAGATATAAGATTTTATTACAAAAAGAATTACGGACTAATACTTTTGATGAGACTTCCAATACGATTGTAATTTCTCCTGAAAGGGCAAAAGTACAACGCGAGTTGGCGGTTTATTATGAGAAACTCTTTATGGGAGACCCTTCGATGAATAAGCTCAGAAATGCGTATGCTATCCCTGTAAATACTGTTAAAGATATCGGGCGTATGGAAAAGATGAATGCCTTTTTTGCATGGAGTACATGGGTATGTATTACGAGCCGCCCTGGGGATAATGTTACTTATACCAACAATTGGCCACATGATGAGCTGGTAGGAAATACACCGCCAAGCTCATTGCACATGTGGTCCGGATTCAGCATACTCATGCTATTAGCTTGTCTGGGGATTTTAGTATTGTACCATGCCCGGAACAAAGAAGAAGAAATAAAGGAGGAATTACCTTTGGAAGACCCTTTGCGTAATATGAAGCCTACACCTTCGATGAAAGCAACCCTGAAGTACATCTGGGTAGTAGCACTTTTAATTCTTGTGCAGATGTTAGCTGGTGTAGTAACAGCACATTATGGGGTAGAGGGCAGCGCATTTTATGGTATCCCTCTGGATCAGTATTTACCGCAATCTGTATCGCGAAGCTGGCATGTTCAGCTGGCTATTTTCTGGATTGCTACTTCCTGGCTGGCAACAGGACTATATATTGCTCCGGCTGTTTCGGGATATGAACCGAAATATCAGAAATTGGGAGTGAATATATTATTTGGAGCTTTACTTATTGTAGTGTTGGGATCCCTTACCGGACAATGGCTAGGTGTAATGCAGAAATTAGGACTTGTGGATAACTTTTTATGGGGGCACCAGGGTTATGAATATATAGAACTTGGCAGAATATGGCAGATTCTGCTATTAGTAGGATTGGTTTTGTGGCTTATATTAATGTTGAGAGCGTTGATGCCTGCATTGAAAAAGAAAGACGAAAACCGTCACATGCTTACACTCTTTGTACTGGCATCAGTAGCGATAGCCATGTTTTATGGAGCAGGATTGATGTACGGAAGACAAACACATATGGCTATTGCCGAGTATTGGAGATGGTGGGTAGTGCATCTTTGGGTAGAAGGTTTCTTTGAAGTATTTGCTACAGTAGTAGCTGCCTTCCTGTTTACCAGATTAGGTCTGCTGAGAATGAAATCTGCAACCAATGCGGTATTGTTCTCTACTATTATCTTTTTAGCAGGAGGGATTTTGGGGACATTCCACCATTTATATTTTTCGGCAACGCCTACAGCTGTTCTGGCATTAGGGGCAACCTTTAGTGCTTTGGAAATTGTACCGCTAGTGCTTATCGGTTACGAGGCCTATCACAATTATCAGCTAAGTAAATCTACCAAATGGATCAAAGCCTACAAATGGCCAATTTATTGTTTCATTGCAATGTGTTTCTGGAATTTTCTGGGAGCCGGAATATTTGGTTTTGCTATTAATCCGCCCATCGCATTATACTATATACAAGGGCTGAATACGACGGCTGTTCATGGTCATGCAGCATTGTTTGGTGTATATGGGATACTTGGTATAGGACTTATGATGTTTATGCTTAGAGGGCTATATCCGGAAAGGCAATGGAACGACAAACTGATAGGCTGGGCATTCTGGCTTATCAATATAGGTTTGTTGATCATGGTAACCATTAGTCTGTTACCTATCGGAATTATGCAGTCGATGGCTTCTATTAAAGAAGGCTATTGGTATGCGCGTTCTGCTGAATTTATGCAGACGGACATAATGCATTTTTTACGCTGGATGCGTGTGCCGGGGGATATCCTGTTGGCACTTGGAGAGTTGTTACTGGTTATATTTATTATAGGGCTGAAGTTCGGATGGTCGTTGAAAGAGAAAAGATAA
- the nirK gene encoding copper-containing nitrite reductase: MKNSIMLAVVLSAIFALNACKQNPSEASQSGNTESIAVQGNAEEAKLTSPPMVPEPIGNRAAKKLIVRLETIEKTGELSDGTQYNFWTFGGTVPGSFIRARVGDEIEFHLKNNENSTFPHNIDLHAVNGPGGGAEATFVAPGKEAVFNFKALNPGLYVYHCATAPVGMHIANGMYGLILIEPEGGLPKVDKEFYIMQGDFYTKGKYGDKGLQEFDMDKAIAEHPEYVVFNGKTGALLGDNELKVKVGENVRFFVGNGGPNLTSSFHIIGEIFDKVYMEGGSKINENVQTTVIPPGGASIVEFKATVPGEYVIVDHAIFRAFNKGALGKIKVVGDDNPKVYKKNN, translated from the coding sequence ATGAAAAATTCTATTATGCTTGCTGTTGTTTTGTCTGCAATTTTCGCATTAAATGCGTGTAAACAAAATCCTTCTGAAGCCTCACAATCCGGAAATACTGAAAGTATTGCTGTCCAGGGAAATGCAGAAGAAGCCAAACTGACATCGCCTCCAATGGTGCCTGAACCAATAGGAAACAGAGCTGCAAAAAAGCTGATTGTGCGTCTGGAGACCATCGAAAAAACAGGTGAGCTGTCAGACGGCACTCAATATAACTTCTGGACTTTTGGCGGAACTGTTCCGGGAAGCTTTATTCGGGCGAGAGTAGGAGACGAAATTGAATTTCATTTAAAGAATAATGAGAACAGTACATTCCCGCATAATATAGACCTTCATGCTGTAAACGGTCCTGGTGGCGGTGCAGAGGCTACGTTTGTTGCTCCGGGAAAAGAAGCCGTATTTAATTTTAAAGCCCTGAATCCGGGTCTGTATGTATACCATTGTGCAACTGCTCCGGTAGGAATGCATATTGCCAACGGAATGTATGGATTAATACTGATAGAGCCAGAAGGCGGATTGCCGAAGGTAGATAAAGAGTTCTACATCATGCAGGGAGATTTCTATACCAAAGGTAAATACGGAGACAAAGGTCTTCAGGAGTTTGATATGGATAAAGCAATTGCAGAGCATCCGGAATATGTAGTGTTCAATGGTAAAACAGGAGCACTTCTGGGAGACAATGAATTGAAAGTAAAGGTGGGTGAAAATGTAAGATTCTTTGTAGGAAACGGAGGCCCTAATCTGACATCATCTTTTCATATCATCGGTGAAATTTTCGATAAAGTCTATATGGAGGGGGGAAGCAAAATCAATGAAAATGTTCAGACTACTGTAATCCCTCCCGGTGGAGCTTCAATTGTAGAATTTAAAGCAACAGTTCCTGGTGAGTATGTGATTGTAGACCATGCTATTTTCAGAGCTTTTAATAAAGGCGCTCTTGGTAAGATTAAAGTAGTAGGCGATGATAACCCTAAAGTATATAAAAAGAATAATTAA
- a CDS encoding formylglycine-generating enzyme family protein, with the protein MRNLIYILVIFFSISCSEKQNKKQPKSVSHVLMPVVDTKKMLKIEGGSYKPFVGKETDSLVKVKTFYLDETAVTNAEFLTFLKANPQWTKSRVLRLFADSTYLKHWKGDYEIPDDVSPEAPVTSISWFAAKAYAESVGKRLPTVDEWEYVARADENNKNAAATPEFTQRILQLYQQKLMYKKPVKQSKPNVWGVYDMFGTIWEWTEDFSSVMMSGESRKDNTTNETLFCAGASVTSSDLKNYAAFIRFALRGSVKADYTINNLGFRCARDAENQ; encoded by the coding sequence ATGCGAAATTTAATATACATATTGGTTATATTCTTTAGTATTTCCTGTTCCGAGAAACAAAATAAAAAACAACCAAAATCTGTTTCCCATGTACTCATGCCAGTTGTAGATACTAAAAAAATGCTGAAAATAGAGGGCGGGAGTTATAAACCATTTGTAGGAAAAGAAACTGACAGTCTGGTAAAAGTAAAGACTTTTTATCTTGATGAGACTGCCGTAACCAATGCAGAGTTTCTGACTTTTCTGAAAGCTAATCCTCAATGGACAAAGAGCAGAGTATTGCGACTATTCGCGGATTCCACTTATCTGAAGCATTGGAAAGGAGATTATGAGATCCCGGATGATGTAAGTCCGGAAGCACCTGTAACCAGCATATCGTGGTTTGCTGCAAAAGCTTATGCCGAGAGTGTAGGGAAAAGACTTCCGACAGTAGATGAATGGGAGTATGTGGCTAGGGCAGACGAAAATAATAAAAATGCCGCTGCAACTCCGGAATTTACACAGCGAATACTGCAACTCTATCAGCAAAAGTTAATGTATAAAAAGCCTGTAAAACAGTCAAAACCCAATGTATGGGGAGTATACGATATGTTTGGAACTATATGGGAGTGGACAGAAGATTTCAGTTCGGTTATGATGTCAGGAGAATCCCGAAAAGATAATACAACCAATGAGACTCTTTTTTGTGCCGGAGCGTCTGTTACTTCATCCGACTTGAAGAACTATGCTGCCTTTATACGTTTTGCTCTCCGGGGCAGCGTGAAAGCAGATTATACCATCAACAATCTTGGTTTCAGATGTGCCAGAGATGCTGAAAATCAATAA